The genomic interval TGCTTGATTTTTTGAGGCTCTTCTCTTATTTCCTCTTCACTTTTAAACGATAGTGCATACGAACTGTCTTTGTTTTCGTCCACTATAAAATTCACGTTGTCTAAATAGAAGTTTTCTAACTTCTCTATGACAACATCTTTTATCTGAACGAAGTACCTTGCTTGATCTTGCTTCATAAATCGTTGATTGGTGTGTTTGATGTCTTGTTGGTTTGAATTGAACCTGTAATGCACCACATCCTTTTCATCTACGATAAAAGGCTCTTTGATGTACAAAATTTCATTTGTACCATAGTTGCTTACAATGTTCTTTTTAAGAGCTATACCATAGCGATGTTGGAATCGCCATGTGCCTGTAATACCTGTTTCAAATTCATATCGAATTTGATAGCCTACTACTTCATTAAATGGGTTATTGTCTCGCAAGTGAGAGCATTTGTCTTGTATCGCCAACCGCAAATTCAAAATTTGGTTTGGGATACTCTTGATCTCTTGAGTGAGAGTTATCTCTTTTGAGGTGAGTAAATTATTGAGCTGTTCTTCGGTGTCAAACTGCACGCTTTTAAGATCGTAAATCATTATGGTATTCCTCTAATATTTACTTGCCACACAATGACCGTGTGACCATTTGTATTCTTGCAGATCTTCAAGTTGCATGTTTGGATATTTTGCCTTTGCCTCTTCAAGTACATCAAGAAGCGTAACGGCTTCGCCTCTACGTTCACCATCTTTGTGAAGCTTCCCACATACACCTAGGTTTTTAACGGGCATATCACTCCACGCATTGAGCTTGTTTTGTTCAAGCTGTACCCACTCATTAAAACGATCAGGATAGGAGTGATAGAGCCATAAAAGCTCTAAGTGATTGGAACCATACGGGCAAAACATACAGTTACTAGGCATTGGGAGTTGAAATCCAAGTGATTTGATATAAGCTTGACACGCAGAGCGATCCATACCAACACCCAATAAAGGATATTCAACGATAACAGATTGTTTTTTCCACGCAATCGTCTCTTTTTCAGCATCTTGCACCCTCTTCTCTTCACCTTTTGCGATTCCTACGAGCCAACGGATTTTTCCAAAGTATTTGGCAAAGTAAGCATAGGCTCTCTTGCGTGCCATCTTTGGAATATCGTAATTTTCCATAAGCCATTTTTCAACGTAGTTGTATTGAGGGTTAAGTTTTAATTGGTGTGTGCAACTCTTATGAAATGCTACGCTTCCAATATTAGCACGAGGCGGTATTTCCCATTGATACACAAGACTTTTCCAACTTGGAGCGTGATAGCCCATGTCACTTGAAATTGTTGTAAATTCAATTCCATGCTCCTCACAAAAAGGAATGATTACTTCATCACGATATTGATAGGTAAAAGGGTGCTCATTGCCAGTGTCACTAAAGAGCACTAAGAGCTTTTCAGGCGCATAACGAGCACGAAATTCCGCATCATAAACAATTTTAAAGAGAATGGTTGTGCTGTCTTGACCCAAGCCCATACTTAGTACAGTAAGATCACTGAATGTATTTTGTATCTCAACGCCAGCTTGTGCGAAGATATTAGAAGAAGGGATTGTCATTGGTTATTCTTCTTATACTTCTCGATTCGCACCAAACACTCTTTGCATGTAATGACATGTTGGATATCCTCGATTTTAATATCTGTGTAAAGAGGAATATAAAGTCCTTTTTGTTGTGAACAAAGGTATTGATTTGTCTTGCGCTTGAGAGATCCACTAACATAGTCTTCTTGCAAAACAACATGCCTAACCGTATTGCTTTTACATCCATTACCAGATGAAGATTCGGATAACCCACTAAGAGCTATTTTGATGTCAGCAATAAATTTAAAAGGAAGGTTGTATTGCTCCCAAAATTCAATACGTTCTAT from Sulfurospirillum multivorans DSM 12446 carries:
- a CDS encoding adenine nucleotide alpha hydrolase family protein — its product is MTIPSSNIFAQAGVEIQNTFSDLTVLSMGLGQDSTTILFKIVYDAEFRARYAPEKLLVLFSDTGNEHPFTYQYRDEVIIPFCEEHGIEFTTISSDMGYHAPSWKSLVYQWEIPPRANIGSVAFHKSCTHQLKLNPQYNYVEKWLMENYDIPKMARKRAYAYFAKYFGKIRWLVGIAKGEEKRVQDAEKETIAWKKQSVIVEYPLLGVGMDRSACQAYIKSLGFQLPMPSNCMFCPYGSNHLELLWLYHSYPDRFNEWVQLEQNKLNAWSDMPVKNLGVCGKLHKDGERRGEAVTLLDVLEEAKAKYPNMQLEDLQEYKWSHGHCVASKY